The genomic region CCGGAGAAAGTCTATCGCGCCTTCCTGGAGGCGGATGCGTTGGCAAAATGGCTTCCGCCGAATGGCTTCACCTGCACCGTCCATCATTTCGAGCCGAAGGTCAGGGGCACGTTCAAGATGTCGTTCCGTAACTTCACGACGGGCAACAGCCACGCCTTCGGCGGCGAATATCTCGAGCTCGTCCCCGGCGAACGTCTCCGTTACACCGACAGGTTCGACGACCCCAATCTGCCGGGCGAGATCCAGGTCACCGTGATCCTGAA from Bradyrhizobium lupini harbors:
- a CDS encoding SRPBCC family protein, whose amino-acid sequence is MPSTVRLHRVLTTSPEKVYRAFLEADALAKWLPPNGFTCTVHHFEPKVRGTFKMSFRNFTTGNSHAFGGEYLELVPGERLRYTDRFDDPNLPGEIQVTVILKKVSVGTELDITQAGIPDVIPPEACYLGWQESLRNLAKLVEPEIKQ